The genomic segment CATCCCTGTCCATCTCCACACGGCTTATGGCATCAATACTCCTCGTTTCTCCATCGACTCTTATAATTCGATACTGAAACTCCATTGTTCCGCCTGAAACCAGCTGTTTCTCGATAACCTCATCTATAAAGTCGATGTCATCCGTGTGGACAAAGCTTTTAAAGCTGTCGAAGGTAAGTTCACTGCTCTGGGGCTCAAGCCCCATCATGCGGTAGGCCTCTTCGGACCATATAACCCTGTTATTTGGTATATCCCATTCGAAACTGCCGTAGTGGGCTATCTGCTGGGCATCGGCGAGGATCCTGTTGCTCTCCTCAATGCGGCGTTTTGCATCCTCCAGTTCTACCGTCCTCTCGGAAACACGCTTCTCAAGGTTCTGATTCATATCCTGCAAGAGGGTCTGGTATTTAATAACCTCGGTAATATCCGTGAAGGATACTATATACTCATCCTGATTCTGCTCGTCCAGCTTAAGCGGTGATACTCGGTAGTCCACGAGGAAGGTGCGGATCTCGTCTGTGCGGACATCCTTCATGAGAACCTTGGAATCCTTCTCCTCGGCGGTATTTATAATCAGCTGACGAAGCCATTCGCCGCTGTCATGACCTGAGATGTAGCCATCTTCATCCAGAAAGAGGTCGCAGACACACTGATGATCCCTTTTGAAGTCCTCAAGGCTTGAATACCCTGAGAACTCAAGGAGGTTTTTATTGCAGCTTTTCAGTATGTACCCGTTGGTGGTTGCTATCATGCTGGACTGGGAATCGAGGATATTCTGCAGGTAATCTCTGCGCCTCTCGATCTCCTCCCTCTGCTCTACGATGGAGGATATATCTTTGACGATTGCAAGGCGGTTTACGGGCTCATTATCCGTACCCTTGATGAGGCTTACACCTATTGACGTCCAAACCTCATTCCCATCCGGTCTGCGGAAACGCTTCTCTGTACTGTAGCTCTCTATCTCTCCATTCAGGAGCTGTCTGTTATATTCAGTTCCCTTATCATGATCCTCGTCAACACTCAACTCAGATACTCTGTTGCCTAAAATGCTCTCTTCGGTAACCCCTACCATATTGCAAAATGCGGGGTTTGCCATGAGCACCCGCCCTTCGAGATCCGAAAGCACGATACCGCTTACGCTCCTGTCGAAAACTGCCTGCAGAAGGTTTCTGTTCTCCTCGAGGTTGTTCTGAGTTTTCTTAATATCTGTAATAACATTGCAGATTATCATCCCCTGCTCTATCTCCCCCTTGTAGCCCTTTATCGGGAGGGTGATGATCTGCAACCATTCCTCTCCAAGGCGGTGCTCAAAGCGGGAGACCTTACCTTCAAGCGCCTCATTCATATGGGGAACCACTTCGGCACAGAAGTGTTCACCCATAGAATCCCAAACCTTCTTCCCCTCAAGGGCGCTTTTCTCGATTCCGTAGCCTTCTAGCCCTTTACCTTCTGCTATGCTGAAACGAAGGTCTGTGTCGTAAAGCATAATCGCGCCATTGAGGTAATTCTTTGCAATGTTGATATATATTTCCCGGCTTCTTGCAAGCTCGATGGTCTTCACCTGGAGCTCTTCATTCACCGTAATCATCTCTTCGTTTGTGGACTGGAGCTCCTCGTTGGATGTCTCGAGCTCTTCATTGGTGGACTGCAGTTCTTCATTGGAGGAGTGCAGTTCCTCGTTGAGAGCCTGAAGTTCTTCGTTCGTAGTTTCGTATTCCTCGATAACAGTCTGCAGATGCTCTCTGGTTGCGATAAGATCCTGTTCTAGCTCACTGATTTTATCATCACTCTCCCTGTTCGTAGGGATAGAATCACTCTGCTTTGACCCGATACTAGTCTCCTCGAAGGATATAAGATAGTAGGGGTCGTCATCATCGCTGGAAGATAGATGAACAGGGGAGACACAAAGGCGTATGCTGGTTTTATTATTATGTTTATCTTCTACAACCACAGCGTTGCCCTTACAGTTATCCCCATCCTTGGCACACTTAAGGAGCAAACCCTTAAGCTCCAGGGCAAGACGATCATCAATCATCTTAGTTACGGACAGGCTCGCCTCACCGTGGGCTAACTTAAGGAAACGATCCACCTTTCCGCTAACCTGAATAACGTTATGGTTAACATCCACAAGAACCGAAGGAGGGGCGTACTGCTCTGCAAGCGTTTGGCTCATGGCGACACCAGGACTCAATAAAGTCTTTCCGCTCTTCTTTTCTCGACTCCTCTTATCGCTTGTCTGGCTGGGCATAGGGGGCATCTTACCGGAGCTTTCGGCGGAACTGGTGTGCCAATGGCGCTTCTTGCGGTATATCCTGTTTCTGTCGTCCACAGTTTCGAAAAGGTCGCTCTCGTTCCAGGGTGATTCACTCCTGCCGAGTACAAGGAAACCACCGTTATTAAGGGAGTAGTGAAAAAGCTGGAGAACCTTCTTCTGCAGTTCGGGTTTAAAGTATATCAAAAGATTGCGGCAGCTTATGATATCCATATTGGAGAAGGGTGGATCCGCAGTAACATCCTGCTTGGCGAAGATAATAAGCTCTCTCAGTGACTTGGACACACGCCAGCGAGAATCCTCCATGGAGAAATACCTGTTGAGGATCCTCTTATCAAGGCCGGAAACTGCAGCATCGGTATAGAGCCCCTTTCTGGCAACCTCAAGGGCCTCCATATCTATGTCTGTGCCGAATATCTTGATGTTGCAGCTGTGGAGATCCCTGCCCAGAGCCTCGGATAGAGTTATGGCGATGGAGTATACCTCCTCGCCTGTGGAACACGCCGGAATCCAGATCCTCGGGCTCCTGGCCCCTTTCTCACACTTGATAAAGCTCTTTACAACCTCGGAAAGGTTCTTGAACACATCGATATCACGGAAAAATGATGTCACTGATATAAGGATGTTTTTACAAAGGGCATCCGCCTCGTTGGGATTTCTTTTTATATAGTCGGAGTAATCCTGTACAGTCGAGACCTTTATGGCGCTCATGCGCTGGGACATACGGCGGAGGATGGTATTCGGTTTATACTCGAAGAAGCTATAGCCTGTGCGTTTCTTAACAGATCTCAGTATTTCACCGATGTAATCCTGTTCTGTGGAGCTCACCTCATCCTGCTTTATGGGGGGAGCTGCCCTCAGAAGCTGGGCTATCTCCTGCCCCATATCCTCCGGCTCCATTATGTGATCCACGCACCCGGTGGCTATGGCTGCGGTGGGCATTCCGTTGTATTTTGCGGATTCCTTCCCCTGGCACAGGACAAACCCTTCAGCAGCCTTAATAGCCCGGACACCGTGGGATCCGTCCGAACCGGTACCGGAGAGGATAATACCGATGGGCTTATCGAGGTCGTCCTCTGCCATGGAAACAAAAAGATTGTCCACAGAAGGCTTCGGGCCTATAGCATGCCCGGGCTCACGGAGCATAATACGGCCGTCTTTTATGAAAACATCTCTGTTAGGGGGTGTTACGTATATGGTATTGGGGCTAGGATCTATTCCGTCCTCAGCATTCTTAACATCCATTACAGTACTGTTTTTGAGGAGTGATGAAAGCATACTGTGATGCTTGGGTGAGAGGTGCTGTGCAATAATGTAAGCTATATCCATATCCACCGGAAGCTTTGGAATAAGGAGCTTAAGTGCCTCCAGACCTCCAGCGGATGAACCTATCCCGACTATCTTCTTCGCCATAAAACTATCCGTATCTCCTTAACGGCTGCTTGCCATCCCTAAGAGATTTTAGCATAAGCTCGTAATTAAACAAATAAACATAAAACGAGCACGGTCAGTACAAAACACAGCTAGTCCTTGTTTTTCTTGCTACCTGAGTATATCTCATATCCAAGCAGACGGCACTCTATTTTGGAGTTCCAGAAGACGGTTTTTGATGATGTTTTAAGACCGACCTTCTTGGCAAGATCCATATTGCCCGTGAATATATACGCACTGCACCCGGTACAGCTCTGCTTGAAGAAATCGCCTATTTCGCCGTATACCTTTTCAAGTTTTGATACTTCCCCCATCCGCATTCCGTATTCAGGGTTGAGCATAACAACGGTTTCACCCCCGGGGATCTCTGTCTCTTCAAAGGGGACCTTGCCGAACTCTATAAACCTCTCAACACCCGCTTCGGCGGCATTGCTTTTCGCCGCTTCAACGGCTTCGCTGTTGATGTCTGTGGCTATTATCCTGCCGTCAAAACCTTTGCGTACAGCGGAGAGTGCATCACCACGCATCCGCTTCCACTCCCGTTCGTCATAATCGAGAATATGCATAAAACCGAAGTTCCGCCTGATCAGCCCCGGTGCCATATTAAGACCACGCATCGCCGCCTCTATGGCAAGGGTTCCACTGCCGCACATGGGGTTTACAAAGTTTTTAGTACCGTCCCACCCGGAAACCTCAACACAGGCTGCCGCAAGGGTTTCCTGCATCGGCGCTTTCATAGGATTAAGCCTGTAGCCCCTTTTGGAAAGAGCCTCTCCGGAGCTGTCTATATAGAGTGCACAGCCACCGTTGCGCCAGTGAAGGAAGATGACCGTTTTATTGAGAATGGGCCCTGAATCGGGTCTTCTCCCTCTTTTAGAGGAGATCCTGTCCACAACGGCGTCCTTGAGCCTCAGGTTTGCAAACCGGGTGTCCCGGATATTATCGTTAAGCACCGAGGAGGTTATACTCACATAGCCACGGCTGTCGATGATATCCTCCCAGCCGACCTTTGAGACCTCCTTATACAGCTCATCGGGCCCAGCCGCTCTAAAGGTTTTAAGGAGATACAGCACCCTGTGACCTATGCGCAAATGGAGGTTAAGGCGCATGCAGTCCCGCATGGTTCCTTCGGTCTCCACGCTGGCTATACTTTTCTTGGTTATTTCGAATCCGAGAGCCTCCATCTCCTCTGCAAGGAAATCGGGCATTGCTTTAGGGCAGGTTACAAGGATCCTGCTCTTCTTTTTGAATAGTGACATTTATACCGCTTTATATAGTTATTTTCGAGCATATTACACAGAAGACAGAATAACTTCAAGAATGATAAAACAGTGTAGCCTGTTTTAATCCGAGTATTCTGAACCGAGCTGTACGATCCTGTCGAAGTTTTTCTCAAATTTGTCTGTTATCTCTGGCTCAAAATGGGTTCCCCTCCCCTTAAGGATCTGCGCCAGAGCCTCTTCCGGGCTCCATGCCCTTTTGTAGGGGCGCTCGGAGGTGAGTGCATCGTAAACATCGCATATGGCAACTATTCTACACTCCAAGGGGATCTCTTCCCCCTTAAGCCCCTGGGGGTAGCCGCCCCCCTCCCATTTTTCATGGTGGAGCAGAGCAACCTTTCTTGCCAACTTAAGCAACTCAGAATCATCATCGGGGAGCAGGTTATGCCCTATCACAGTGTGCTGTTTCATAATCTCAAACTCTTCGAAGGTGAGCTTCCCCGGCTTCAGAAGGATCTTGTCCGGAATACCGATCTTACCCACATCGTGCATAGTGCTGGCCGTTGCGAGCAGTTCCGCCTGATTGTCATCCATACCGAGCTCCTTCGCCATAAGCTCGCAGAAATAGCTCATCCTGTGGATATGCATTCCCGTTTCATTATCACGGAACTCCGCCGCATGACCAAGGCATTTAACGATATTAAGCTGGGTTTGACGAAGCTTGGCTGTTCTGTCACGGACGATATCCTCAAGACGGTCACGGTGCCCCTTGAGCTCCAGATGTGTTCTGACTCTGGCAAGTACAACGGTCTCGCTAAGGGGTTTGGTAATGAAATCCACCGCACCCGCTTTAAAACCTGCGGCCTGATCACTGTCGCTGGAAAGTGCTGTGATAAAGATAACCGGGATGTCCCTGAGTATGGGGTCGTTTCTGAGCCTGCGGCACACTTCGTAGCCGTCCGGCTCGTCCATCATAACATCAAGAAGGATAAGATCGGGCTGCTTTACAGTAGCCATTTCAAGGGCTTCGCTACCCGAAGAGGCCGTAATTACGGAGTAATGATCCGAGAGCATCTCCTCCATAATATCGAGATTTATTACTTCATCATCCACAACTAAGATTAACTGATTATTCATTATTTACCACCAAGTGAATAAATTAAACCTGCGTATTCTTGCATTATAAGAAAATAGTGTGTGCAATAGATACACTCAAGATGTTTTTTCCATATTGAGTAATTATTTTTTTGACACATTATTAAACAATGATATTTATGATTAGTTTCAAAAGGCAATTAGCCTTAATTTAACTTTCCCCTTATGTTAACATGTAAAAAAATTATCAGGTGCCTTGATGGATAATGAAAACAAAATCCTAATCGTTGATGATGATCCTCTTAACATAGACATACTCGAGGAGATTTTCTCCGATATATACCGTGTGAAGAGTGCCTCTTCCGGCGAGGAAGCCCTTGAGCTTCTTGATTCATACCGACCCGATCTTATCCTTATGGATATTATGATGCCCGGCATAGGAGGGTATGAAACGTGCAGAAGGATACGCAGAAGCGTGAAACACAGGCTGGTTAAGATCATTCTCGTTTCGGGCAAGGGGATGACCGAAGAGCGCCTTGAGGGCTATGAGGCTGGCGCCGATGACTATGTAACCAAACCTTTCAGCGATGACGAGCTTCTGGCCAAGGCAAACGTGTTTCTGAGACTGAAAAGGACCGAAGAGGTGGACAGGATCAAAATGGACATCCTGAACCTCTTCTCCCATGAAACCAGAACACCGCTCAGCTCCATCGTAAGCCCAGCTGAACTCCTGCTTGAGGATACAAACCTTACCGAGGATCAGCGCTATCTGCTCAAAATGATCGTATCAAGCTCCGAGAGGCTGGTGGATTTCATAAACAAGACCACCCTTCTCTGCAACCTGAAAGGCGGCCAACGGCTTAACACATACATAGCGAGACCCTCCGATGTTGTTCTTGCGGCTAAGGAAAGACTTGCCGAGCAGTTCAGGACCAAGAACGTGCGCCTCTCTGTCTCCGGCGACGAACTCGAGCCCGCAACGGCAGACTGGGAGATGATAACCCACGCAATAACTTATATCATGGACAACGCCGTAAAGTACTCCCCCCACGGAGCTGAGGTTAAGGCCGATATCCAAAAGGAATCGCCAGATATGGTTCTATACAGAGTAACGGACAACGGCCCCGGCATAGATGAGGAAAACTATCGTGATCTCTTCGAGGAGTTCCACGTAGATGAGATTATGCACCACCATAAGGGGCTTGGGATAAGTCTCTCCATAGCTCGCTATGTGGCCAGAGCCCACGGCGGTGATATATCCCTCTATAACTCCGAAACGGGTGGAGCTGTCTGTGAATTTAGAATAAAAGAGCAACAAGGGTAAGGAATGGATAGAGAAGGCGAAGACAGAAAGATTGCCGCACTTAGCTTCCTGAGCCTGATCTCTGTGGTCGCTATCTTCGCAGTAACAATCAGCTTTATATTCATTTCATCAAATATCCGTGAGATAAAACGTAAGTCCCAACAGCTGCAAAACCAAATCTATGATGTCCGGCGAGATGTATTGAGCGGCAGGCTTGCCTCGGAAACCAGAAGGATAACTTACGCCTCCGAAGAGATGAAGAGCAGAACCGAATCCGAGCTCCTTGAAAGGGTCCACAACGCTTACTCTGTAATCTATAGAACATACAGAGACATGGCGGGTGAATATCCCGATGCGAAGATTATCGAAACAGCCGCATCGCTACTTGATAAGATGCGCTTCAATAACGGCAACGGATATTACTTCTTGATAGACATGAAGGGTTTATCCCACCTATTCCCCACAAACCGGGAAATGGAGGGAACCAACATCATAGGACTGCAGGACAGCAACGGAGTCTTCATAGTCCAAAAGATGCTTGAGATAGCAAAAAACCGTCGTGAGGATTTCCTGGAGTGGTCTTGGTACAAGCCGGACAACTATCTACTGATGTATGAGAAAAAAGGCTATATAAAATATGTTGAAGCTCTGGATCTCTTTGTAGGAACCGGTTTGTACAAGGAAGATATTATAAATGAGTCCAAGAACGTAATCCTTAATGAAATGCAGAGACTTAGCAGACTGAATCCGAAGGAAGAGCGGCTGAGCATTTATGAAATAACAGAGACCGCTGATGGGGACAGGTTCATCGAAACACTTCTGGAAAAAGGTGATCGTTACACGGAAAAACCCACACCCGGCTACACCGCTAATATACTGGAAAGGATAAAAGAGGAGAATCAGGTCTGCATATCAAACAGCCTATACCGTGAACAGGAGGGCTACGCTGTGCCCGCACTCTCCTGCTTTCGTCTTATTGAAGACTGGAACTGGATTATTTCAAGAACCATGTCCACCCGTGATATAAGCGATCTGGTAATGAGAGAGGAGCATCTTCTAAGGGAGGGGCTGAAACGAAACATATACATACTCGCAGGGGCAGTTCTCAGCGCTTTGCTCATAGGCGTTGTAATATCTTTTGTTATCGCAAGTAATATAAGCAGTATCTTTCGTCGCTATGGCAAGATAAACAAAAACCAGACCGACAAGCTGGCTGCCGCCAATCAAAGGCTTCATGAAAAGATTAAGGAGCGTAAAGAGGTGGAGGAGCAGCTCGTGCGTGCAAGGGCGGAGCTTGAGAGAAAGGTGCAGGACAGAACTCTGGAGCTTAAGCGGAAAAACGAGTTCCTTATTGCTGAGAATATTGAGAGGAAACAGGCTGAAAAGGCACTGATTAAAGCAAAAGAGGAGGCGGAAACAGCCAACTTTGCAAAAAGCGAATTCCTCACAAACATGAGCCAGGAGCTTCGCTCCCCGATGCACGAGATACTAAGCTTCTCCCGTTTCGGTATAGACAAGCACAGCAAGGTCCCCCCAGAAAAGGTGCAGAGATATTTCAGCCAGATTAAGGACAGTGGAGAAAAGCTGCTTGGGTTCCTGAATTCACTGCTCGAGCTCTCAAAGCTTGAGGCGGGAAAGATGGAGTACCGGATTAACGTTACCGATGCAAGAAGCGCCGCCGAACAGTCTGTTAAAGAGCTTGAGCTTAACCTTAGCGAGAAAGGTCTCGTTGTGACCATAACCCCCGAGGGTATTCAACAGCCGGTTTATGCGGATGTAGGAGCAATACTGCAGGTTTTCCGCCACCTCCTTTCCTCACTCATAAGGGTAGCAGAGAATAATTCGGAGATATCCATAGCCTTCGCACCCTCCAGGCTCCAGAGAAAGGGGGAGGATGTTAAGGCCCTCGCCGCAGAGATAAGGCTGACGGAAAACATCTTAACCGATAAAGAGGTTTCCGAGCTTTTCAGCGGATATGCAGACAAGCCCAAGCCGGACGGCTCAAACACCTTCGGGCTCGGTCTCTCCATATGCCGCGAGATCATCCTTGTCCACGACGGCGATGTATTTGCCGCTAGAGAGGGCGCAGAGACTGTAATCCGCTTCATATTGAAATCACCCGAAGAGGTTAAAGGTGACAGCCTCAATGAATGAAAAGAAGATTTCAAAGATATCCCTTTATACCTCCCTCGGCCTCACAGCCGCCCTCACCCTTATAGTTGCGGCCGTTTTCTTCATAGGCTACTACACAGACTACAAAAGGGACCGGGAAGCACTGCAGGATGACTACGAAAGAACGCTTAAGGATGTCCTGAGAACCAGCGTAACCGAAGAGATCGAGCGTATAAGCTTCTACCGGAACATTATTTCCGAAAACCTCCGAATCGAGATCAAAACAAGAACCGATGAAGCATGGAACATAATGAACAGCATCTATAACGATTATAAAGACGAGCTGAGCGAAAGGGAGATAAAACAGAAGATCTACGACACCATAAAGCCTATCCAGTTCAACTCCGGCAGGGGTTACTATTTTATAATAAACAGCAACCTGGATATCGTCCTCCATGGCACCAATACCCCCCTTGAAGGGCTTAACGTTAACGATACCCCTCTGGAGCTTGCAAAAAGCTTCATCACACAGATGAAATCCCTGGCGGACTCCCACCAAAATGGATACATAGAGTACCGCTGGACTAAGCCCTACGACAGGGAAAATCTATACATGAAATACAGCTATATCAGGAATTTCGAGCCATTCGGCTGGATTATCGGCACTGGGGACTATCTCGATGAGGCGGAAAAAAGCGTAAAGAAAGATATCCTGAACAGCTATAAATATACCAGTAACTTATCACTCCATAAGGAGTTCGTTTCCGTAAACGAGATATTCAACATGCACGGCGGAAGAGACTTCGCGAGGGTTCTCGTATTCACAGGAAATGAGGAGCTTCAGAACATGCTCATTTCCGATAACTACACCGATGAGGAAGGAAACTTATACCTGCGTGATATAATGGACGATCTTCGTGAAAATGGAGAGGCCTTCGTAAAGCATCTTGTGAGAATCCCCGGAGAGGATGAACCAAGAGTACGTATGGTCTATTTCCTCCTGTACCCGGAATGGGACTGGATGATAGGCAAAGGCTACTATCTTGAGGATATCAAGGATGAGATAGCCGGTAAAAAGGCGGAGCTCCTTAACAGGGTCATAATGGACAGCATATACACCCTCGCCGCCCTTCTCGCCGTTGCGGGGCTTGCAGTATTCATATCATTCAAAGTATCGGGGAGAATAGCATCGGGGGCAGAAAAATACCGCAGGGAAAACAAGCAGAAGAAGGATAAGCTCCATGAAAGCAACCGCCTGCTCTGGGAAGAGATACGCCAGAGAAAGCTCACAGAAAACACCTTAAGGAAAGCCGGCGAAGAGCTTGAAAAAGCCGTAAGGGAACGAACCGCAGATCTGGACGATGTAAACCGTCACCTGCAGGAGGAAAACCGGAAGAGGAAGGATATTCACACAGAGCTTATACGTGCTAAGGAGGATGCGGAGAATGCCAACAAGGCTAAATCCGAGTTTCTGGCAAATATGTCCCACGAGATACGCACACCTCTGCACGGTATCCTGAGCTTCTCCAATTTCGGATTGAAGAAACTGGGCACAGCCTCAGAAGAAAAGATCGAGCACTACTTCATACAGGTGCACGAAAGCGCAAACAGGCTCATGACCTTCATAAACGACCTGCTGGATCTATCCCGGCTGGAGGCAGGGAGTATGGACTACCGAATACAGGAAGAGGATATCCTGCCTGTTCTGCAGTCCATCGCCTCGGAGTTTCAGGAATCACTAAACGAAAAAGGGATTATTCTTGAGATGCCTAAAGAAGGCGCCACAGCCTCCATTGACCGTTTACGCATAGGTCAGGTCTTCAGCAATGTTTTATCGAATGCCATAAAATTCTCACCGGATAACAGAAGCATAAAGGTAGAACTGATTAAACACAGAGGGTTTGCAGAGGTTAGAGTAAGAGACGAAGGGCACGGGGTTCCCGATGAGGATAAAGAGAGGATCTTCCATAAGTTCATCCAGAGCGCCAAAACCAAAACAGGGGCAGGCGGAACCGGACTAGGCCTTGCTATATCCAGGGAGATAATATCCTATCACGGCGGCAAAATATGGACCGAAGACCCGCCATCGGGGGATGGTAGCGTCTTTATTTTCACCGTCCCCGCAGACTCCTGACAGGCACGCTCCTTGCTTATTAATCCGCATGATGAACAATGCGGAACTTATTTCCTGTTTAAGCAAACTTTACGGCACAAGGGTAAGCTCTCCTTCTCCGGAACTGCTGAACAGCGATTCTGTTAAAAAGCAGTTCAGAAGGATGGCGATGAAGCTGCACCCTGATATGAACAGAGGGGCGGACGAGGAAACCTCACGCAGGCTCGGTGATTCCTTTATCAGCGTGAACGAGGCCTATAAAAACCTTCTAGGCTACTTGGAATCATCTGGTGCATTCACAGCACCGTCCTCAGTATTTCGGCAGAGAAGTACTGAGAAACCTCAGTACTCATCCCCCGGAAACAGCAGCGGTTCACAGCAGAGAGCCCACACCAGCCGCAGAAAGCGGGACTTCATCCCCTCCAGAAAGTTGAGCTTTGAGGAGTATCTCTACTACACCGGAATAATCACCTGGCACGACTTTATCGCCGCTAAAATATGGATAAGAGCGGGGAGGAGCAGGCTGGGAGAGATAGCTATAAAATGGGGATGGATAACACGCAGAGACCTTGAAGCTGTTCTACCAGAGAAACGATTCGGCGAGCAGGTCGGGGAGCTCATGGTGCGCAGCGGGCTGATAACAAGGTTCAGGCTCAATGTTCTTCTTCGACTTCAGAAGCAGATGGAACCGGATGTGGAAGAATACTTCCTCAGCAGAGGCATACTCAGCGAAAGCAGGATGATGCAGCATCTGACCAATATGAAATACTACAACTCCTGCTTTGAGGAAAAGGCTAGCTGCGGTTGATAAGTATAAGCCCGATAATGCAGAGTATGATGCCGAGCCCCGTGGTCATGCTTATGGTCTCCTTAAAGAAGGCATACCCCACCGGTATCAGAAAAAGCCCCACAAGAACACTGCATACAACTCCGCCGATGTTGATGTTCCAACCGGCTCTGTAGGCAAGAAGAAAGCCCAGCTCAAGGCCAACAATGGACATGCCAAGGCCTATGCTGGCAAGGTTCAGCCGGCGGAACGTTTCTGTGAATCCTTCCGCCGCAGGGAAGAAGGGGATAAGAAGAAGTGATGTTGCGGCGGCTGTGAGATATGTCATCACAAGGGAAAAAACGGGGTTAACGTTCACAGGTATCGACTTCTGGAACACATGGTATAAAACATTCGAGAAAACGGCCATCATCATCGGAGCCCAGTAAAGCATAATTGCACCTCAAACAAACTGGAAGAAAGATATAGATATCCACCTAAAACCCTTTAAATGTCAAGCTCTTTAAATATCTTACATAATAGCAGAGAAAAACTAGCCCCTGTGTATATGTGCAGTTGAATATATCCATGATTTAATGTAATCTAAAATATTACTGCATATGAGTAATAATACCTGTCAGGTATTATTTTTACTTTTTTATTTATGGTGATTTTATGAAACGAAACGCACCCAGCATAGTCAAGAAAAGCCGGGTTTATATGCTCCTGATGGGCGTGATTGTGGGCATTATATTCCCATTCTTCACCGTGATAGTGCTCAACTTGAACCCAAAGGACGTTCTGAACACAAAGTTCTTCGTCTCCTGTATTATTGCAGGCATTCTGGTGGGACTGCTATCTTCGGTAATAACCAGCATAACGATCCTCAACAAGCTCACAACCTTCCACGAGGCGCTCGTAGATGTGGTCAAAAACATCAAAGCACACAAGCAGGGGATGCGGAAGGTGGAGGAGTGCGACTGTTTTGTTCTGCGGGACACCTCAGACATCATCGGCGACATTCAGGAGAAGTACAACGAGCTGGTGGAAACCATACGCAACTCCTTCCTCCAGCACCAGCACATGGACCAGTTTTTCACCGTGCTCAACCATTCCATAGAGTTCAGAAACCTTAATAAAAACGTGGTGAAATTCATAACAGAGACAGTACAGCCCGTTCTCGCAGCAGAGATATACTGCTTTAATGAGCATAACAAATTCCTCAAATGCGGCGCAGTATTC from the Limisalsivibrio acetivorans genome contains:
- a CDS encoding HD domain-containing phosphohydrolase, with amino-acid sequence MNNQLILVVDDEVINLDIMEEMLSDHYSVITASSGSEALEMATVKQPDLILLDVMMDEPDGYEVCRRLRNDPILRDIPVIFITALSSDSDQAAGFKAGAVDFITKPLSETVVLARVRTHLELKGHRDRLEDIVRDRTAKLRQTQLNIVKCLGHAAEFRDNETGMHIHRMSYFCELMAKELGMDDNQAELLATASTMHDVGKIGIPDKILLKPGKLTFEEFEIMKQHTVIGHNLLPDDDSELLKLARKVALLHHEKWEGGGYPQGLKGEEIPLECRIVAICDVYDALTSERPYKRAWSPEEALAQILKGRGTHFEPEITDKFEKNFDRIVQLGSEYSD
- a CDS encoding PAS domain S-box protein, whose amino-acid sequence is MAKKIVGIGSSAGGLEALKLLIPKLPVDMDIAYIIAQHLSPKHHSMLSSLLKNSTVMDVKNAEDGIDPSPNTIYVTPPNRDVFIKDGRIMLREPGHAIGPKPSVDNLFVSMAEDDLDKPIGIILSGTGSDGSHGVRAIKAAEGFVLCQGKESAKYNGMPTAAIATGCVDHIMEPEDMGQEIAQLLRAAPPIKQDEVSSTEQDYIGEILRSVKKRTGYSFFEYKPNTILRRMSQRMSAIKVSTVQDYSDYIKRNPNEADALCKNILISVTSFFRDIDVFKNLSEVVKSFIKCEKGARSPRIWIPACSTGEEVYSIAITLSEALGRDLHSCNIKIFGTDIDMEALEVARKGLYTDAAVSGLDKRILNRYFSMEDSRWRVSKSLRELIIFAKQDVTADPPFSNMDIISCRNLLIYFKPELQKKVLQLFHYSLNNGGFLVLGRSESPWNESDLFETVDDRNRIYRKKRHWHTSSAESSGKMPPMPSQTSDKRSREKKSGKTLLSPGVAMSQTLAEQYAPPSVLVDVNHNVIQVSGKVDRFLKLAHGEASLSVTKMIDDRLALELKGLLLKCAKDGDNCKGNAVVVEDKHNNKTSIRLCVSPVHLSSSDDDDPYYLISFEETSIGSKQSDSIPTNRESDDKISELEQDLIATREHLQTVIEEYETTNEELQALNEELHSSNEELQSTNEELETSNEELQSTNEEMITVNEELQVKTIELARSREIYINIAKNYLNGAIMLYDTDLRFSIAEGKGLEGYGIEKSALEGKKVWDSMGEHFCAEVVPHMNEALEGKVSRFEHRLGEEWLQIITLPIKGYKGEIEQGMIICNVITDIKKTQNNLEENRNLLQAVFDRSVSGIVLSDLEGRVLMANPAFCNMVGVTEESILGNRVSELSVDEDHDKGTEYNRQLLNGEIESYSTEKRFRRPDGNEVWTSIGVSLIKGTDNEPVNRLAIVKDISSIVEQREEIERRRDYLQNILDSQSSMIATTNGYILKSCNKNLLEFSGYSSLEDFKRDHQCVCDLFLDEDGYISGHDSGEWLRQLIINTAEEKDSKVLMKDVRTDEIRTFLVDYRVSPLKLDEQNQDEYIVSFTDITEVIKYQTLLQDMNQNLEKRVSERTVELEDAKRRIEESNRILADAQQIAHYGSFEWDIPNNRVIWSEEAYRMMGLEPQSSELTFDSFKSFVHTDDIDFIDEVIEKQLVSGGTMEFQYRIIRVDGETRSIDAISRVEMDRDDIPVRMYGVFHDITDRITAEQEIKKNENLLQSLFDVSKVGICLTDENGNFIRVNNAYCEINGYEAGELLGNHFTMMVPEEHKGYMLDLYTSFLEGKHVELPYEWQNRRKDGSLVPLIVSAGRIEQPDGSAYKVTTISDISQLKSLEKEKEQQQQMLIQQSKMAAMGEMIGVIAHQWKQPLNAVGLLSQMIETEFTEGSLTTEDLKDSMENIQNQVDFMSQTVDNFREFFKPSVQTVPFCLYKSVQDVLGLIEPQLTKFNVKHSVELEDQTLMERMVCGLPNEFKQVVLNLIVNAKDAVQEKWKREGRKAGEMGIVRILFSDRDGRISVRIEDDGGGIPDEVLGNLFEAYFTTKGEEGTGIGLYMAKMIVEGKMNGELNAFNIEGGACFEIILDPCRNC
- a CDS encoding THUMP domain-containing class I SAM-dependent RNA methyltransferase; its protein translation is MSLFKKKSRILVTCPKAMPDFLAEEMEALGFEITKKSIASVETEGTMRDCMRLNLHLRIGHRVLYLLKTFRAAGPDELYKEVSKVGWEDIIDSRGYVSITSSVLNDNIRDTRFANLRLKDAVVDRISSKRGRRPDSGPILNKTVIFLHWRNGGCALYIDSSGEALSKRGYRLNPMKAPMQETLAAACVEVSGWDGTKNFVNPMCGSGTLAIEAAMRGLNMAPGLIRRNFGFMHILDYDEREWKRMRGDALSAVRKGFDGRIIATDINSEAVEAAKSNAAEAGVERFIEFGKVPFEETEIPGGETVVMLNPEYGMRMGEVSKLEKVYGEIGDFFKQSCTGCSAYIFTGNMDLAKKVGLKTSSKTVFWNSKIECRLLGYEIYSGSKKNKD